From a single Streptomyces misionensis genomic region:
- a CDS encoding DUF1876 domain-containing protein, with protein sequence MSHTAVGWHVELEFEEDGQHTRAAALVRLPDGSEIRGHGHASRHHVDNDQPRVGEEIAGARALNQIAMELLDKAHGEIDADSGRTSHPIHV encoded by the coding sequence ATGAGCCACACCGCTGTCGGGTGGCATGTCGAGCTGGAGTTCGAGGAGGACGGTCAGCACACGCGCGCGGCGGCCCTGGTGCGGTTGCCCGACGGCTCCGAGATCCGGGGACACGGGCACGCCAGCCGCCACCACGTGGACAACGACCAGCCCAGGGTCGGCGAGGAGATCGCCGGGGCCCGGGCCCTCAACCAGATCGCCATGGAGCTGCTGGACAAGGCCCACGGCGAGATCGACGCGGATTCCGGGCGCACCTCGCACCCGATCCACGTGTGA